The Shewanella algae DNA segment TTGTCGGTCGCCAGCATCTTCTTGATTTCCGGCGTCAAACTGATGGATTTTGCGCTACGGGCAAAGATACCACCGCCTTTGGAGATCAGCTCCTTGTTATAGTCTTCCCAGCTGGAGCGAGGCAGATTAAACAGACGCTGACGCTCGACAAAGCTGGTCGCTGAGTCCGGCGTTGGGTCAATAAAGATATGCATGTGGTTGAAAGCCGCCACCAGTTGGGTGTGCTCAGACAAGAGCATGCCGTTACCGAATACGTCACCGGCCATGTCACCTATACCCACACAGGTGAAATCTGTGGTCTGGCAATCGATACCTACTTCGCGGAAGTGACGTTTCACCGACTCCCAGGCGCCGCGGGCGGTGATGCCCATCTTCTTGTGGTCATAACCGTTGGAACCACCGGACGCGAAGGCATCACCCAGCCAGAAGCCATATTCGATGGCAATGGCGTTGGCGGTGTCAGAGAAGGTCGCCGTACCCTTATCGGCGGCTACCACCAGGTAAGGGTCGTCTTCATCGTGACGCACCACATCCACAGGAGGAACCAGGTCACCGTTGACGATATTGTCTGTGATATCCAGCAGACCACGGATAAAGATCCGGTAGCATTCCTGACCTTCGGTGAAGAAGGCTTCACGGCCGCCTTCGGTCGGCAGTTGTTTACAAACAAAGCCCCCCTTGGCACCTACGGGCACAATCACAGTGTTCTTAACCTGCTGTGCCTTCACCAGACCCAGCACTTCGGTACGGAAGTCCTCGCGGCGATCAGACCAGCGCAGACCACCACGGGCCACTTTACCACCACGCAGATGCACACCTTCAACCCTTGGGCTGTAGACGAAGATTTCAAACTTCGGCAGCGGCTTGGGCATTTCAGGGATCTGGTTGGGGGCAAACTTGAAGGAGATATAATCCTTCGGCTGGCCGGCGGCATCTTGCTGATAGAAGTTGGTTCTCAACGTGGCGTTGATAAGATCCAGATAGCGGCGAATGATACGGTCATCATCCAGGCTGGATACGTCATCGAGACGCAGATTGATCTGCTCAATAAACTTATCCAGCGTGCGGGTCTTCAGCTTGGGATTGAACTTACGAATAAACATCTTCACCAGCGAATCGGCAATCTGCGGATAACGGCTGAAGGTTTCTTCGATGTAAGCCTGACTGAAGGTCGCATCTATTTGGCGCATATACTTGGCATAAGCGCGCAGCACTGACACTTCGCGGCCGGAAAGCCCGGTAGCCAGCACCATACGGTTGAAGCCGTCGTCTTCCAGTTTTTTCTGCCAAACCTGAGCCAGCGCAGTCTGGAATCTGTCTTGGCTGTCTGCCAGGTTTTCAGTGGCGCCACCCTGTACTGTCATCAGGAAGTCGAGGATCCAGAAGGTTGCACCATCTGTGCTCTTCACTTCATAGGGACGCTCATTGATCACCCTGAGACCGAAGTTTTCCAGCATAGGCAGCACATCCGACAGATGGATAGGCTCATCCTTGTGGAACAGCTTCAAACGTACCTTGTTGCTGCCGGGCGCCGCTTCCTGTGGCTGATAGAACAACATGCCCAGCTTATGGTCATCGTCCAGCGCTTCCAGTTGCTGCAGATCCACCACTGCCGAAGTCGGCAGCACATCGTCTTTGTAACTCTGCGGGAATGCGGTCAGATAACGCTTAAACAGGCGAGTACCCTGCTCTTCACCCAGTGAATTGTTGAGCGCGCTCTGAAGTTTATCTTCCCATGAGCGAGCGGCTTCAATCAGATTGTTTTCTATGGCAGCCACATCGAGTTCCAAATTATTGTTGTTGTCGACTTTAACTATGTAGTGGGTACGGGCCAAGCTCGACTCGGAGAAGTAAGTGGTAAACTCCACCTCTTCATTACTGTTAAAGGTTTGGGCGAAGATCCTTTGAGTATCTTCACGCAGACGGGTGTTGTATCTGTCTTTGGAGACATACACCAAACAGGACAGGAAGCGGCCGAAACCGTCTTTACGGACAAACAGCTTGAGTTTATCTCTATCCTGCATCTCCAACACGCCATGCGCCATGTGCGACAACTCTTCGACGCTTGCCTGAATAATCTCGTCCCTTGGCAGGTTTTCCAGAATATTCATCAACGCTTTATAGTCGTGGGAGCGCGGTGCCAGTCCTGACTTGTCCATCACCCGCTGGACTTTCTCGGCCAGCAGGGGGATCTCTTTCGGGCTGCGGTTGTACAGATTGGAGGCATACAGGCCGATGAATCTGTCTTCACCGACGACATTACCGGCCTCATCGAAACGTTTGACGCCGATATAGTCGACATAGGCGGGTCTGTGAACCCGGCTCTTGGCACTGCTCTTGGTCAGGATCAGCAAACTGTTGTCCAGCGCTTCGCGGCGAGCCGATTCAGAGAAAGAAGACAGCATCAAACCGTGCTCTGGCTGCGCCTTGCCGGGTTTGTTCATCAAGCCCAGGCTGCTTGCCATATCCGGCACCAGCTCAACGTCACCCTCGACTTTTCGCAGGTCGTAGCGACGATAACCCATCAGAGTAAAATGATGGTTGTTCAAATAGTTAAGGAAGCGAGTCGCTTCTTCAAGTTCGGCTTTCTCACCGGGGAATGGGCGCTTTGGCAGCTCTTCAGCCACTTCTGCCAGCTTGTCGGACATGGCGCGCCAGTCATTGACGGCGGCGGCGACATCACCGAGCACGGACTCTATCTCTTTTTCGAGTTGTTTTATGTCCTTGTCGCTGCTTTGGCGGTCGATTTCGATCAGGAATACCGCCACCTTGTCGCTGTCTTCCTTGCTGTCGTTAACAAAGCTGACCCGCTCGATGTCTGTGCCCTGGCGCTCGATGGCCAGTGGCGTATGCAACATCATATGAGCTGTGATCCCCAAACGGTTGAGGGCCATACCCACAGAATCCACCAGGAAGGGCAT contains these protein-coding regions:
- a CDS encoding NAD-glutamate dehydrogenase, which encodes MALKDAMPSVLLEKVVSLIHSKVPKAQANQVEQFATCLYAHMSKDDLLARNDSDLYGAVLSLWNALNSTPCGETHLRVFNPSQAKHGWQSTHSIIEVVQPDMPFLVDSVGMALNRLGITAHMMLHTPLAIERQGTDIERVSFVNDSKEDSDKVAVFLIEIDRQSSDKDIKQLEKEIESVLGDVAAAVNDWRAMSDKLAEVAEELPKRPFPGEKAELEEATRFLNYLNNHHFTLMGYRRYDLRKVEGDVELVPDMASSLGLMNKPGKAQPEHGLMLSSFSESARREALDNSLLILTKSSAKSRVHRPAYVDYIGVKRFDEAGNVVGEDRFIGLYASNLYNRSPKEIPLLAEKVQRVMDKSGLAPRSHDYKALMNILENLPRDEIIQASVEELSHMAHGVLEMQDRDKLKLFVRKDGFGRFLSCLVYVSKDRYNTRLREDTQRIFAQTFNSNEEVEFTTYFSESSLARTHYIVKVDNNNNLELDVAAIENNLIEAARSWEDKLQSALNNSLGEEQGTRLFKRYLTAFPQSYKDDVLPTSAVVDLQQLEALDDDHKLGMLFYQPQEAAPGSNKVRLKLFHKDEPIHLSDVLPMLENFGLRVINERPYEVKSTDGATFWILDFLMTVQGGATENLADSQDRFQTALAQVWQKKLEDDGFNRMVLATGLSGREVSVLRAYAKYMRQIDATFSQAYIEETFSRYPQIADSLVKMFIRKFNPKLKTRTLDKFIEQINLRLDDVSSLDDDRIIRRYLDLINATLRTNFYQQDAAGQPKDYISFKFAPNQIPEMPKPLPKFEIFVYSPRVEGVHLRGGKVARGGLRWSDRREDFRTEVLGLVKAQQVKNTVIVPVGAKGGFVCKQLPTEGGREAFFTEGQECYRIFIRGLLDITDNIVNGDLVPPVDVVRHDEDDPYLVVAADKGTATFSDTANAIAIEYGFWLGDAFASGGSNGYDHKKMGITARGAWESVKRHFREVGIDCQTTDFTCVGIGDMAGDVFGNGMLLSEHTQLVAAFNHMHIFIDPTPDSATSFVERQRLFNLPRSSWEDYNKELISKGGGIFARSAKSISLTPEIKKMLATDKDAMTPTELIKCLLKMPVDLIWNGGIGTYVKASSETHVEVGDRANDGLRVNGGELKAKIIGEGGNLGCTQLGRIEYAANGGRINTDFVDNVGGVDCSDNEVNIKILLNALVAEGEMTLKQRNRLLEEMTDEVAQIVLQDCKDQTRTISVTQVRGAEQLKEQIRFINYLEKEGKLDRALEFLPTEEELSERLASGRGLTRPELSVLVAYAKMVLKEQLLTPVITDDVWLSQLLVDYFPGKLQQKYADKMTQHPLRGEIIATSLANELVNDMGLNFVQRMQDETGASVADAAICYTMAREVFGLADLTKAITDLNGIVPAVVQGEMLHQLRRNMRRACRWFLRNRSRAMSIEQVVAFYKPVFDELKANIRSYLVADELAGIEEDIAALEKEAVPHEVASLVANMSTLFSALDIAQIAQLESKPVSLVAETYFKLGARIDLHWFLEQIGGQPVANHWQALARAAFREELDWQQRALTSAVLRSCTDSCESDAIIEQWVELNQGLLERWFHMLADFKTSQTHEFAKFSVALRELNLLILHCEGQK